A region of the Geomonas subterranea genome:
CGGAGATCGCCGGCGCGCACCACGAGAAGATCGATGGCACCGGCTATCCGAAGGGGTTGAAGGGGAAGGACATCCCGCTAGGCTCGAAGATCATAGCGGTGGCCGACTTCTTCGAGGCGGTGACCTCGCAGCGCCACTACCGCGCCCCGATGCAGGTCGAGGAGGCCTTCCGCCTGCTCAGGGAGGGGGCCGGGACTCATTTCGACCGGCACATCGTCGATGCGCTCATCACCTGCCGGATGCGCGCCATTGGGGAGAGTGAACCCGCGTCGCGTCAGGAGGCCTGAGGTTTGCGGCCGCGGCAGGAGATGATCGGGGTGTAGGTGAAGCGGCGGGGATTGGCGAAGAAGGCGCGGAATTCGGTCAGAAATTCCTCGTAGCCACCTTCGTACTCGTCGAAGCCGTAGCCTGACCTCTTGGCGGCCACCTCGACCTTTCTGGTCCAGTTGAAACCGTCCACCTCCTTCAGTTCGCCGAAGATCTGGTGATGCGCCTCGACCTTCACGTCGATGTCCTGGTAGCCGAGATCGTAGAGAAAGGAGTACAGCTTCCGCCCCACGTACGGGTCAAAGTTGTCTTTTTCCTCGAGGCTCTTCATGGTGGCGGCGACGGCGCGCTCCATGCGCGGAGAATGGCCGAAATGGCTGAGACAGTTGTGGTCGAGGTCGATGAGGCATAGTATCCCCCCCGGCTTGAGCGCGGCCGAGATGTTGCGCACCAGGTCGAAGCAGTCGGCGAGGTGGTACTCGAGGACGAAGCGGCACCAGGCGAAATCGAACTCGCCGAGCCCGGCGAGGGGCTGGTAGAGGTCGCGGCGCTCGAAGCTCACCGTGTCCGAACCGTAGTGCTCCCGGGCGAAGGCGAGGCGCTGCTCGGACAGGTCGACGCCCACGGCCCGCCCACCCGGCTGCACCAGTTCCCCCAGGACGCTGGTCGTCTTGCCGGGGCCGCAGCCGATATCGATGACGCTCATGCCCGGCGCGAGCCCTGCCCACCGCGCCTGCTTCTCGGTCACAGCGTTGTCTGTTTTCATGTCGAGCCGGAGGGATTCCCCGGCGTGTTCCATCAGGTAGCGTCGTTCCGGATTATGCATCAGCTGCTCCCATTAACCGATTTGAATGATCCGGTTTTTAGCACGAATGGCGTGGCGTGGTCAACCAACTCCGCCATGTTACCCGTTGGCGTGCCGGTTCGTCAACGGTGCCGGTGAAACAGCTCAGCATCCGACTTTAATTTCCAGGAGGGGTTATGAACTACAGGAAGAGCCTGATTGCCGGGGTGCTCGCTTCGGCGGTCACGCTGGGTGCCGGTGCTCCGTCCGGAGCGCACGCCGCCGGTTATGCAGTCTTCACCCACGGTGCCAGCGCGTTGGGCCAGGGGAACGCCGTGACCGCCCACACAAGCGACGCCAGCACCATCTTTTACAACCCGGCCTTGATGAACAAACTCGAGGGGACCCAGCTGCAGATCGGCACCACCGCCATATTCTCCTCCCGCGAGTATGCAAGCTCCATCGGAGGGTCCCCCTCCTCCGACGAATCGGTCTTCTTCCCGAGCCATATCTACATAACCCACAAGTTCAACGACCGGGTGAGCGCGGGCCTCGGGATCTTCAATCCATTCG
Encoded here:
- a CDS encoding methyltransferase domain-containing protein produces the protein MHNPERRYLMEHAGESLRLDMKTDNAVTEKQARWAGLAPGMSVIDIGCGPGKTTSVLGELVQPGGRAVGVDLSEQRLAFAREHYGSDTVSFERRDLYQPLAGLGEFDFAWCRFVLEYHLADCFDLVRNISAALKPGGILCLIDLDHNCLSHFGHSPRMERAVAATMKSLEEKDNFDPYVGRKLYSFLYDLGYQDIDVKVEAHHQIFGELKEVDGFNWTRKVEVAAKRSGYGFDEYEGGYEEFLTEFRAFFANPRRFTYTPIISCRGRKPQAS